Genomic window (Octopus bimaculoides isolate UCB-OBI-ISO-001 chromosome 28, ASM119413v2, whole genome shotgun sequence):
tataaacctGTGATGGAATTGCCATGAAATATTTCCAGAAGACGaggatatttatttgaaatacaatataaaaatggaaaggaaaagagatcataagaaagaaaggaagtttaTGGAAAATGTCTGATGTAAAACttcatatcagtgtgatatctgtggtaaatcattcactgaaaGTTGCAACTTAGctgttcacaaacgtattcatacaggagagaggccttacagctgtgatatctgtggtaaatcttttgcAATAAGTGGACACTTACAGAATCACAGACgcactcacacaggagagaaaccctattgttgtgatatctgtggtaaatccttttcACAAGCCAACCAAGTTACTAtgcataaacgcattcatacaggagagagaccatttcattgtgatatctgtggcaaatccttCATTGGAAAACAAGTGTTAAtggttcacaaacgtattcatactggagaaaagccatatcactgtgaaatatgtggtggtttattcttgttaaaaaatcacttaactgtacacaaacgtattcatacaggtgagagacCTTAcagctgtgatatctgtggtaaatctttcgcACAAAATGGTGACTTAAAGgctcacaaacgcactcacacaggagagagaccttaccgctgtgatatctgtggtaaatcttttgcACAATGTGGTGACCTAAAGgctcacaaacgcactcacacaggagaaaaaccgtatcgttgtgatatttgtggtaaatccttcGTTGGAAAACACATGTTAAAggctcacaaacgtattcatactggagaagaACCTTATCACTGTGGTaagtctgtggtaaatcattcactgggAGTGGTCACTTAGCtcttcacaaacacattcatacaggagagaagccacatcaGTGTGACgtttgtggcaaatcattctctcgtaGTCATTACTTATCTGTTCACAAACGTATCCAttcaggtgagaagccatatcaatgtgatatctgtggcaaatcattctctcaaaaatttGGCTCAGTGATGTGAAATACATGTGAAAGAAAGCAGTGGTAATGGAAGATTTAAGTAGACATGGGCAGAAGTGATGAAGAATGACGTCTGGATGTTGAATCACCTAGAGACATTGCTTAGCAACGTGTAAACTAAAAGGAAATCTTTGAGAAATGATGACAATGTGACAgaactgtaaaaaataaaattctgagatttaattaaaaagtaacaataaagtatttcaggatgattattattattattttccaaataaacatgcactttatattctttcttcacaCGTTTATAACTGTTCTTGTTTTAACTCCTGTCCATTGtccatctgtgacctcttcaatgacactTTCTGTCCTCATGTATGCTCCAGCTcggtttagtccattctgtttttttataattattaaatgaaaataggAAACTGTGATGAAGCTGTGTGTTTAGAAAGTAGGAAATTTCTTAGGATGGTATAAAAGTAATAGTTCTTCCATTCTTCTTTGTCCATCCATACACATTTTTCTCCCACATCTGGATTCTCTCTGACGTGCTGTGAAGCCGTCCAGAACACTCCAAGTCTCTGATGTTCAGAGTGTTAGACATTGGCAAACCCCTTCCTTTCTGCTTATGCCCTAAATAGATAAACCTGNNNNNNNNNNNNNNNNNNNNNNNNNNNNNNNNNNNNNNNNNNNNNNNNNNAAACCTGATCCTTAATTATCTGATATGCTTCTTTGCCACCCCAACTTTTTCACTCTTTTGAAAGCCATCTCTACTTTTTTGTGACTCTGTTGATCTCTCGGTTCTTCCACCTCGTCACTCTTGGTCTGACAAGCTTTGCTCCAACCAAATATTTGGTCTGTCTCCCTCAATGGATTATCCCCATAAGAACTTCCAGttgtctctgtctcttcctcatCAAAGCCTTCATTAAGCATATCTCGAAAGCTTAGTCCATTTGAAGGATCCTTGAGCTTCCATAACCTCCTTTTCCACACTGGTTTGTGTCCCTGGATCCTTCTAGCCTTGGGGAAATAACATTTTGATATCTGTAATAAAAAACATATCATTTCAGAATTTATATCCTACGACCATTCAGTTATACTTCCCTGTATGTGAGCCCTGTCCCCACttccttgttctctctctctctggcacaTCAAGATCCCCACCCCCATTTCTCATCCCCTAACACTTATCACACCCCTATCAATAGAATGGCGCAGCTGCTCTAACCACCCGAGAGCAGAACCAACACATTATGGTCACGTATCCTTCTAAAGCATATCaatttcacattttcatttttgtctacACTATTTCTACTAATtctttaagaattaaaaaaaaaaattcttaaagaaacactcagcTCCCCTTCCCCAACGTCCACCCATCACCTCCGAATGTCTCACTTTTAGCTATTTTAAAATCGAGGAAGTTTTTCCCGAAATAATGtcgtttagctgttgtttctagcatgtttgGTTGTTCTGGTGGTGGTCTGATATTTTTGACGTCTGctgtttcagtagaattctacgcatgcgtcaAACATCAGATGNNNNNNNNNNNNNNNNNNNNNNNNNNNNNNNNNNNNNNNNNNNNNNNNNNNNNNNNNNNNNNNNNNNNNNNNNNNNNNNNNNNNNNNNNNNNNNNNNNNNNNNNNNNNNNNNNNNNNNNNNNNNNNNNNNNNNNNNNNNNNNNNNNNNNNNNNNNNNNNNNNNNNNNNNNNNNNNNNNNNNNNNNNNNNNNNNNNNNNNNNNNNNNNNNNNNNNNNNNNNNNNNNNNNNNNNNNNNNNNNNNNNNNNNNNNNNNNNNNNNNNNNNNNNNNNNNNNNNNNNNNNNNNNNNNNNNNNNNNNNNNNNNNNNNNNNNNNNNNNNNNNNNNNNNNNNNNNNNNNNNNNNNNNNNNNNNNNNNNNNNNNNNNNNNNNNNNNNNNNNNNNNNNNNNNNNNNNNNNNNNNNNNNNNNNNNNNNNNNNNNNNNNNNNNNNNNNNNNNNNNNNNNNNNNNNNNNNNNNNNNNNNNNNNNNNNNNNNNNNNNNNNNNNNNNNNNNNNNNNNNNNNNNNNNNNNNNNNNNNNNNNNNNNNNNNNNNNNNNNNNNNNNNNNNNNNNNNNNNNNNNNNNNNNNNNNNNNNNNNNNNNNNNNNNNNNNNNNNNNNNNNNNNNNNNNNNNNNNNNNNNNNNNNNNNNNNNNNNNNNNNNNNNNNNNNNNNNNNNNNNNNNNNNNNNNNNNNNNNNNNNNNNNNNNNNNNNNNNNNNNNNNNNNNNNNNNNNNNNNNNNNNNNNNNNNNNNNNNNNNNNNNNNNNNNNNNNNNNNNNNNNNNNNNNNNNNNNNNNNNNNNNNNNNNNNNNNNNNNNNNNNNNNNNNNNNNNNNNNNNNNNNNNNNNNNNNNNNNNNNNNNNNNNNNNNNNNNNNNNNNNNNNNNNNNNNNNNNNNNNNNNNNNNNNNNNNNNNNNNNNNNNNNNNNNNNNNNNNNNNNNNNNNNNNNNNNNNNNNNNNNNNNNNNNNNNNNNNNNNNNNNNNNNNNNNNNNNNNNNNNNNNNNNNNNNNNNNNNNNNNNNNNNNNNNNNNNNNNNNNNNNNNNNNNNNNNNNNNNNNNNNNNNNNNNNNNNNNNNNNNNNNNNNNNNNNNNNNNNNNNNNNNNNNNNNNNNNNNNNNNNNNNNNNNNNNNNNNNNNNNNNNNNNNNNNNNNNNNNNNNNNNNNNNNNNNNNNNNNNNNNNNNNNNNNNNNNNNNNNNNNNNNNNNNNNNNNNNNNNNNNNNNNNNNNNNNNNNNNNNNNNNNNNNNNNNNNNNNNNNNNNNNNNNNNNNNNNNNNNNNNNNNNNNNNNNNNNNNNNNNNNNNNNNNNNNNNNNNNNNNNNNNNNNNNNNNNNNNNNNNNNNNNNNNNNNNNNNNNNNNNNNNNNNNNNNNNNNNNNNNNNNNNNNNNNNNNNNNNNNNNNNNNNNNNNNNNNNNNNNNNNNNNNNNNNNNNNNNNNNNNNNNNNNNNNNNNNNNNNNNNNNNNNNNNNNNNNNNNNNNNNNNNNNNNNNNNNNNNNNNNNNNNNNNNNNNNNNNNNNNNNNNNNNNNNNNNNNNNNNNNNNNNNNNNNNNNNNNNNNNNNNNNNNNNNNNNNNNNNNNNNNNNNNNNNNNNNNNNNNNNNNNNNNNNATGGGCAAGAGGACAAAGCCGGCAGGAACTGAGGCCAGTCCTGAAGTCCCATGGCGGTCACAGAGGGAGCGGTGGCCCTCCTCACTGGTTGGCTGATTACGAGACAAGTTAAGGCGTGTGGGCAGGTTGGTTGAATGATCTTCAGATCAGGGGGG
Coding sequences:
- the LOC106884013 gene encoding zinc finger protein 253, with translation CKTSYQCDICGKSFTESCNLAVHKRIHTGERPYSCDICGKSFAISGHLQNHRRTHTGEKPYCCDICGKSFSQANQVTMHKRIHTGERPFHCDICGKSFIGKQVLMVHKRIHTGEKPYHCEICGGLFLLKNHLTVHKRIHTGERPYSCDICGKSFAQNGDLKAHKRTHTGERPYRCDICGKSFAQCGDLKAHKRTHTGEKPYRCDICGKSFVGKHMLKAHKRIHTGEEPYHCGKSVVNHSLGVVT